ATACGATTCGATCATGTTGCAGATCTAATTATATCTGCAAATTACAGATCAGATATAGATAAATATCACAAATTTATGAATATGATTTGATCTATGAACATCTAATCTCATTTGCCACTTGGTTTAGGCCTCCACTGCATTTTGTTCACTTCTTAAAAAAGTATTCATATtgctcacaaaaaaaaaaagtgttcaTATTTTTGTATGTCTTTGCCATTTTTTGGTTGTGCGTTTTTTTCATTAGTtgtaagatttttttataacttaTGACCATAGGCCCAGCATTTCATCCAAAACTATGAGAAGGGAGTTAGACTTATTAGCCCATTTGTCACAACAAATGAGCGTCAAAAGGTCATAACCCACATTTGTTTATAgtgaacttaaaaaataaaaaataaaaataggtgTGAATTTCCCAGGAAAGAAAaatcaactccaagaaaagggAACCAGGAAAAAAGAAATGATATAAATAGAAGTCATGATCCAGTATACGAATTCAAGAAATTTCGTTTTAGGATAATCACGtggttttttaaaattatttacattTACTATAATATTGTTTGACATTAGAAGATTTATAAGTCGTAATgttaagaagataaaaaaaatcaataaatttttttttatttaatatttattaattatcaccaaatattttttatttgtaagtaGTTGTAACAATAACGTAAAGTAAATTATGAAATACTCTACTCGCGAATGTGGTTGATAATAAGTTTATAATAAATAGTATGATTTCTATTTTAAACATTATATGAAACAATTTGATTGGTCAATTTTATACTATAATCTTAGTTTCACCTTTTCAACTTTTATCAGGTTTTATATTACCTTGGTCGTATTCCATAATCTTGCATGTTCCAATGGAATTTGATACACGAAATGGAAAAGTATACCAAGAAGTAAAAAAACATGCCATgagcttaattaattaatgagttGATATCTCATACAAATgttcattaattaaaaaaaaaaaatcgttaNNNNNNNNNNNNNNNNNNNNNNNNNNNNNNNNNNNNNNNNNNNNNNNNNNNNNNNNNNNNNNNNNNNNNNNNNNNNNNNNNNNNNNNNNNNNNNTCACACCACTATTTGAAGTTAGAGTGACATTGAAGTTGGAGGCTCctattttgttctatttttacaTTTCATCATTCCaccaagaaattaaagataccCAAACGCAAACAACTTGATTGAGTTTCGCAATAAAAAAGCATAGTTGCCTTTTTGTGCTTAAAGCCAACAACTAACACCCTTCACACAATGGGCATGGCAAATAATACAACATTAATTATTTCAATTGTAAggttgaattaaattgaattgttTTAGACCTTTGACTTTTAGATATGGATGGAGGGTGGGGGTTCAAATCATGGGTATGTATGTTTCTAGTGGACCTACCtcacattaattttaattttttttaggtgtCTCACTGGATCTCTAACTCAGCAGGACAAGAATTAATTCGTCGCGAATATTTAAGGGTCTATTAATAGTCAATGAGTTATTACATACATAAGATAGGATTCGAACTTTTACACTTGTTTAAGCAGACGAATGAAATAATCACTCCACCAACCACCAAAGTGGTtcacattaattttaatttaattcgatcaaaacaacaataataaagtaGTACTCAGAATGTTCTGCTGtcccttttttatttgtttctgttGGGGTCATTGGCTTTAATCATGAACACAAAGAAGCAGATCTTGACATGGACAATACAAATTGATGTTtaatcaaaaacaaaatctaTGGAAGAAtagaaattttataataatagaaATGAGCTTNNNNNNNNNNNNNNNNNNNNNNNNNNNNNNNNNNNNNNNNNNNNNNNNNNNNNNNNNNNNNNNNNNNNNNNNNNNNNNNNNNNNNaataataataataatttaaagcaATGATAATgccattaaaatttttttaaaaaggcaTACAAATTCCTAAAACTTATATTAGCGaagaaagtcaaattaaaaactCAAATCCTAAATTATACTGATTTAACgctttcaaattaaaaaataaaaagtagttCCCTCCCTCATACATttgctatatatttttttaattaaaacgctattaaattaaattaatagcaTGTAATACCAATAATTTGGTGAAGTGTGGTATCACTTTTGACATGGGATGGACGTGGGAAGAGTAAGATCTCAGAATCCAACCGTTTGTGATGAGATAATATTTAGTTTGGTGTATGAATTTAtctgtaaattttaatttaatttttaaaattttaattgtttctGTTCAGTTTATCAATTTTAGGAACACAATTCATAATATTAGCTCCTAAAatcatttttaacatataagcaTTAATAGAATGTTGATGTGGATAATTTTAAACGCGATAAACGATATCCTTTTTGTcacttaaataatttaaaattattgtaagtaatgtttattaaaattttttgactcaAAATAAATGATATGACGATATTTTTAGATTagttaaattctaaaatcaaaataatattattttatagatTTTATAATAGCATTTGattgtatattttattaatgtttatgtgccaaaaattattttaaaattaatataaataatatttataaaatttaaaattttaaaaattaaattaaaattaatatataaattcagaaaataaattaaatattaactcgTTTCTATTTTGTAATGTCCATAAAGGAATGAATAGGAAGAAACGACATGAATATTGTGATACGTCGTCGTTTGAAAAGCAGGGCACCGATGAAGGCTTTTGAGTTATTGGATGCCAATAATTGCGGCGACGCACAAGCAGCCCATTGCGGTCAGATGTGGCTCCCACACGCTAAATTTATGGGTCCACAACTTCGGTTTCACACTTTTACAGACCTCACGTGATGACGCACGTGTGTCAAATTTGCGCCTCTAAGCTATAGTGTGCAGCTGAGAGACATACTGGAAGTTACAAATCACAGTGCCATCTAATATTATGTattggattttaaaattttggtaaattATAGTAAATAGAAACCTTTTAAGTGTTAGGCGTGGGAATATATAATATGAATGAAATTGTGATGTACTTATAATTAGAAGTTGTCCAATTTATTcgataataacaaaaattatagtgtataagtatataattattaaaattaaattgacaattaatttagtcaaactATTAAGGTCCAGTTTGGATAACCAACTTAATTAAGttctttttgataaaataacttaaacatTAAATGACTCtgttaaaagtaacttataaataagttattttgtgtttgaatttttaactctaaaagtgcttattttatagaaatgtaatgaaaagtagaagtattacgagaaaaatcatttttttttaacttttctatAAGCTCCAAAATAGCTTCTTAAAAAGTtgcaatttggttttgaaaattgcaccagacattaatactaccacttttcataagtcaaaaattaaaaaaaaaaactacttaTAGAGTTTCCCAAACGGGCCCTAAATCATTAAGTTAGTGGTTTAAGGgcttgtttaaaaaattttagaagtaacttttttttttaacttttgacttataaaaagtagtagtattaatgtacggtataattttcgaaatcaaATTACAACTTTCTAAAAAGCTATTTAGGAGCTTatagagaaatttaaaaaatgacttctctcataatacttATACTTTTCATcacatttatataaaataagtacttttaaagttaaaaattcaaacacaaaataacttatttataagttacttttaacagaatcatttattgtttaagttattttatcaaaaggAGCTTAATTAAGTTGGTTACCCAAACTGCGCCTAACTAGTTAATCATTAATTGaataaacaataattaaataaaaatataagattttaataaaattaaaattgataaaatgaATTACAAGGTTATCATAGGTTGCTGAGTAGTGGTTTACAAAATATAGAGTATGATCCTAACAACTATATCGAGCTTAACTAACTAACTTGACATAGAAGTAAAAGGATCTATTATAGCACTAGATTTTGTTTTGGCTTGATTAAGTTCTTCAGTTACACCACAAGAAAAATGCAGAATATTGTTGAATTTAATATCTCGAGTTACCAGATTTTCTTTCTCTATGTAGCTTAGCCCCCTTCGTCTCCGCTTTAGACATTGCCGCCGTTCTAGCACCATCGCCACTCTAAATTAAGATGCGTCCTCACTCTCTATCTTCATAGcatctattttaaaattaaaaaatagaatttttttaattgttagtGTGTTATTATCTGTTAGTTTATTATTCTATTAGTGTTAGAAATTTGATTAATGAGAGCTGTGACTGTTAAATAATTCTGAGTTAGGGTTTTGGAATTTATGAGTTAGGGTCGGGTTAATTTTTGATCATGTTAATTTAGTGTTAAGTTAATTTGGGAAGAATGTTAACAAGAAATTCCCCTTTTCATTGTTTTTATAGCTACTTTGCCACGGttgaagtatttttttttggatataatttattgtattcatgtctgatttttttttttttcactcaaATTAATTTACAAGAAGTTAATTTGTGCTACTTTTAATGTTTATGGAGCTTGCACTCATCCAAGCCTGATTCAAATATTTCAGGACAATGAGGATAATGCTATAGTTTCATTGCTTAGTAAATGGGAATTGtgtttcattttttattgaCAATCCGATTCTATcttgataataaattatttttttcttttaaattttatctttttctagtgtTATAATCTGAAAGGTGCATGCCACTGAATTTCAGCACTTATACATATAACATATGTTGAGACacatctaattttaaattttacgaTTTCAACTAcagatgaaagaaaaaaataaagaatatagtAACAGTAACTTCATCATGGATTGGGTATTCTGTTTTCATGTTATGGATTTTCTATCTAGCTTGTTTCTTATATTTTgatgttgtttttttttgtatttaatcaattattttatttgtatgcCTGATGTACAagaaataatgaataaaaattttgttcaaaatagATTTGATTCAAAGAGAAAAATATGTATCCCtatgattaaaatttatcatGTATATTATAATTTAGCTTCTAATACATATCTATATTAATTGTTGCTCTGCATTTATTATCCATTTTTATGAtactatctttttcttttcatctctCTCTACttgttcttctttatttttttttctttttggcattgtaagctttttgtttatttttttaaatttcatattACTTATTGGATTGTTTCAATTCtttcaaattattatttatctattattgctttcttgtttcaattctttcaaattataaaaacatTGTCATGGCTATTGAATGATTGGTTTGTTTAGCGGGTGAATTAGGATTTCATTCCTGGTATGTTGGTTTGGATAGAACTTTTGAAAGGcggagaaatttaaattttatgagaGATTTTgtcgaaatttttataagattttgagtgtattttaggattgatatatattttcttattttaagtaTTAGTAATATATTCACTATGCAGATATGACGACAGATGGCAGAGGCAGGTCGAGTGAGTCACGTGGTCGAGGACAGGCTTATTCCACTGAATCTCTCAGGGCTGCCCAGTCATCGCCTTCCACCCCAGCTATCCCGTGATGCCACAAGCGGGTCCAGTGAACCAGCAATTCATTATAGTCCCAAATCCTGTGTACGTGCCTCCTTCTGCTACACCCCCTGCAGATGCAGCGACACAAGAGAGAGAACCCCAGGGTGATTCCTCCAGTGTCCCCCAGCAGAATTTTTCTGTACTACCACCCATCATCCTACTAAGAATTTGGTCTGATGGCATGAAGTTGTGAATACatattgtattttaatcttACGTCTAATGTTaggtttttttatgaattttttaatgTTAGATTTTTTCTCTACTAGGTTTGCACCAAACCTTAATTATTGCACACAGGAGATATCTGACATTCATTAAGTCGATGTATGATCACCTGTGGTCGACCTACACCCAGATTCAAGTTGAGATTAGAGATTGATGATTTCAGAAGTGGGCAGTAAGAACCCAATGATGTTGAATTAATTAACTGTATGTCAACTGCTGATTCTAGTGGCATTGCTGCTGGTGGGGCACCGATGATAGCACCTACTCCGCCGCCTCAGCAGGGAGACCACGACGCCAACGACGACGACAATTATCATGATCTGTAGGAgttagaattttagatatttttgtttgtttacttcATTGTACTCTACTTCTGTGACATTTTATTGTATtcatactatttatttttaataaaataatttgttgatttATGGTAATTTTAGATTTCtgataataattttgttaataagagttttaatttaatttgactgTTAGTTGTAGCTAAACTGTGCCAAAAAAAATACTACCGTAGGATTTATTGTTGAATTAATCCGACGGTAATCATCAACTCAGTCTCGACAAAATCCATTGAAAATTCGTTCTCCCGTAATTAGCGTCGGACAAAAAAATCCGCTTATAAGGAGTTTTCGGCACCATTTACACTATTAACTCTAGGACGACGGTAAATTCGACGATAATCATCATTTTTTGTAGTGTTACTAGGGGTGGCAACAAGGCGGGTTTTTTCTCTACCCGACCCCGTCTCGCCGTACAACAACTCGTATAGAACCCACCTCGCTTCTACCCGCGAGTAGTAAAACGTTAAACCCTAACCCGTCCGcccctataattattaaaatccaataaataaaattaaatttcaaaatttatataaccatcatcacattaataacataaattaaagtaaaaatttaaatacgaTACAATAGGGGCGGGCATTACATAAACCCGACTCGCCCCGCCCCTCTAAAAAACCCGCCCCGGTGCGGAGTGGGTACCCGCGAATTCGGGTAGTATTGCCATCCCTAAGTGTTACATTGGTCTCTAGACTCTAATATCAATGTTTTCAtctcaaaatttaatttgtatgaaATACCGTTAAATTAATATCCAAAGAGAATTTAAGTTTCAATTTGTTTATagaaattcttttaaaattaagatatttAATTCGAATTTTAGCAACCCATTTTCTGTAAAATTGGTCATTTGAACTAGTTCGTTGATCTTGATCAATGGAGAagatttctatttattattattattattattattattattattatagacaTAACCCATAATCCtggataaataatttatttaatacaacGACAATAAAATCtttgttaatttatatatattaataattaaaagataaaaaacaacTTAATAATAATCAGTGTGTATGGATCAATAAAATCTTTACTAGTATGTTATAACATTTATCCAGTGTTTTGTTTTcgatttgaaataagataagacagTAACACGTAGTTAATTTGTTGGATAACAGATCTTTTTGATAGTTTTTTACTTACTCATTTCTATAAATAAGAATTTCACACACATTTTTTGTCTATGTATAGAATATTCTGTGTGTTTAACCACTGTTTAGTATTTTTCCAACCTCATCCCAAATTGGGCTTTGGAATAGTTTTCTTCTGCTGGCATCACACATATTCGAGTCATATATATTACAAAGTGCTACATTCAACATTCATCCAAGAATTCTTAAATATCATCATCCAATAAGATCAGAGCTCTTCAAATTTGTCTTGAATAGGGAGAGAATTCGAAACATCATTATGGTAGAAATGTATAACTTGTTCCTTTCATTATGTTTGGTTGCCATGATACCAATCTTGAAAGCTAATATCTTAGAGAATACAACATACCTGAATGATTTTGATGAGGAATATTGGAAGGAAAGAGCAGCAATTGCTGAAAAAGATAACAGAGAAGCATATTTCTTAAATCCATACGAGATTTCTGGCAACTTCAGTTCTACTGTTTTAGAGTGAGCATTctcaaactatatatatattattacatatttaatttCATAGGAACAAATTTTAGCATAAATACAagttttttatatgataattaagtgttttttttcttttttcttgaaaatACAGAGACATAGTTGGAAACAAACATGCGAGAAGAAGCTTGAAGGGTAAAAATGCAAGAGTTCCATGCATGGCAACAAACAACATTGATAGATGTTGGAGGTGTGATCCTAATTGGGCAAAGTATCGTCAAAAGCTTGCAAATTGTGTTCAAGGTTTTGGAAAAAACACAATTGGTGGAAAAAATGGTCCAATTTATATAGTTACTGATTCCTCAGACAATGACATGGTTAATCCAAAACCAGGTACTCTTCGCCATGCAGTCACAAGAACAGGGCCATTATGGATTATCTTTGCACGTAGCATGTTTATTAGACTCAACCAAGAACTCATAATGACTAGTGACAAAACTATTGATGGAAGAGGAGTTGATGTTCACATTACTAGAGGTGCAGGAATCACCATTCAGAACATTAAAAATGTGATTATTCATGGAATTAAGATTTATAATATTGTTCCTGGTACCGGTGGACTTATCAGAGATTCTGAGACTCATTTTGGTCAAAGGTTAAGCACAGAAGGTGATGGAATCTCTATTTTTGGCTCTAGCAATATTTGGATTGACCATGTTTCTATGAGAAAATGTGCAGATGGTCTCATTGATGCCATTATGGGATCTACAGCCATTACCATTTCTAATAGTCATTTCACAGATCAAAATCACGTAAGTATTAGTAAAATCAACCattaatgtatttatgtataaatatatatgtacacATAACATAGTCGTTTTTTTAAATGGACATTTTGTTCTTTAGTTCTAAAATAATTGTGTAATTATTTGTGATATATAGGTTATCCTGTTTGGTGGGAGGGAAGAGCACACAATTGATAAGATGATGCAAGTGACTGTAGCTTTCAATCATTTTGGGAAGAGATTGCTGCAAAGAATGCCAAGGTGCAGATTTGGATTTTTCCATATTGCTAACAATGATTATACTCATTGGCAAATGTATGCCATTGGTGGTAACAAGAATCCAACTATTATTAGTGAGGGCAATCGATTTTGGGCTCCGGATAATATTCATGCTAAAGAGGTATGTTATATGTAGAATATCTATGTTGgtaaaaattcaggtgca
The Arachis duranensis cultivar V14167 chromosome 5, aradu.V14167.gnm2.J7QH, whole genome shotgun sequence genome window above contains:
- the LOC107487161 gene encoding probable pectate lyase 3, whose protein sequence is MVEMYNLFLSLCLVAMIPILKANILENTTYLNDFDEEYWKERAAIAEKDNREAYFLNPYEISGNFSSTVLEDIVGNKHARRSLKGKNARVPCMATNNIDRCWRCDPNWAKYRQKLANCVQGFGKNTIGGKNGPIYIVTDSSDNDMVNPKPGTLRHAVTRTGPLWIIFARSMFIRLNQELIMTSDKTIDGRGVDVHITRGAGITIQNIKNVIIHGIKIYNIVPGTGGLIRDSETHFGQRLSTEGDGISIFGSSNIWIDHVSMRKCADGLIDAIMGSTAITISNSHFTDQNHVILFGGREEHTIDKMMQVTVAFNHFGKRLLQRMPRCRFGFFHIANNDYTHWQMYAIGGNKNPTIISEGNRFWAPDNIHAKEVTKRVDANIGEWKSWQWRSINDELLNGAFFVQSGSELVNWSNKNKIASKPGKYVAQLTRFAGTLRCRVGKPC